One genomic region from Ptychodera flava strain L36383 chromosome 5, AS_Pfla_20210202, whole genome shotgun sequence encodes:
- the LOC139132850 gene encoding uncharacterized protein, giving the protein MIVRRKLINFSAKIWRPYARRVFVLLAVLLLCKILRVSERPASLSDELRSRPNGLDDKNERDSEKHGKLKRYGTKFAAKKLEVNNVGGLKNLDKGFNPVADKRFVPDIQYLKPFDDIREKRRSRFHRREEKKYLFPIFLGNQGPNNQLQSFKMSAVISAYRNRALVLTPFFNHFTVDTEDLRLSNETVDIDAVRKLLPVATIEEFSEACGGRVDVLFHGVNMTNNMAWEDYYSTLTYVNDMLRIFTKVTGISLPDMQKEPGRLVHLPDDIPDGYTPFRKVASMPGLFQSKRKCVGLAYPYGLLGRFYYYDYVSVFAKTVLRPKYIRDLAEQIIQETLKNFRYLGIHWRYNDEWRKNWCLMKCERCRKACSGLNATGSDVLVNVIDKLMTRNSLRGVYIATPLPPEDPFLLDLRRQLPTILTSTDILMSGIKDVGVLKNDNYKISMLEQELCKRSTFFLGSSLSSWTDIVLEDRERKDTALIPNIFEDD; this is encoded by the exons ATGATAGTTAGGAGAAAACTGATCAATTTTTCAGCAAAGATTTGGAGGCCTTACGCACGCAGAGTCTTCGTACTTTTAGCGGTGCTTTTACTGTGTAAAATCCTTCGAGTTTCGGAGAGACCCGCATCGTTGTCAGACGAACTGCGCAGCAGACCTAATGGCTTAGATGACAAGAACGAGCGGGATTCTGAGAAGCATGGAAAGCTGAAGAGGTATGGCACAAAATTTGCGGCTAAAAAGTTAGAGGTGAATAATGTTGGTGGTTTGAAGAATTTGGACAAGGGTTTTAACCCCGTTGCAGACAAACGTTTTGTGCCAGATATACAGTACTTGAAGCCTTTTGATGACATTCGTGAGAAAAGGCGATCGAGATTTCATCGGCGAGAAGAGAAAAAGTATCTTTTTCCGATTTTTCTCGGAAACCAGGGACCAAATAATCAACTACAAAGTTTCAAGATGTCGGCCGTCATATCAGCGTACCGAAACAGAGCTTTGGTGTTAACTCCATTCTTTAACCACTTTACGGTGGATACCGAAGATTTACGACTCAGCAACGAGACAGTGGATATCGATGCTGTCAGGAAACTGCTACCGGTCGCAACAATTGAAGAATTCTCGGAAGCGTGTGGTGGCCGAGTCGATGTTCTTTTTCACGGCGTAAATATGACCAACAACATGGCCTGGGAAGACTATTACTCCACTTTAACATACGTGAATGATATGCTGAGAATTTTCACGAAAGTGACAGGAATAAGCCTTCCAGATATGCAGAAGGAACCGGGAAGACTTGTTCATCTTCCGGACGATATTCCCGATGGTTATACACCATTTAGGAAAGTTGCAAGCATGCCAGGACTGTTTCAATCAAAGAGGAAATGCGTCGGTTTGGCTTATCCTTACGGTTTGCTTGGTAGGTTTTATTACTACGACTATGTATCAGTCTTCGCGAAGACGGTACTCAGGCCGAAATATATACGAGATCTTGCCGAGCAAATTATTCAAGAAACTCTGAAGAACTTTCGTTATCTGGGAATTCATTGGCGGTACAACGATGAATGGAGAAAAAATTG GTGCCTCATGAAGTGCGAGCGCTGCAGGAAAGCTTGTTCTGGACTTAATGCAACCGGAAGTGACGTACTCGTAAATGTTATTGACAAACTCATGACAAGGAATTCACTGCGGGGTGTATATATCGCAACGCCACTCCCACCCGAG GATCCATTCTTACTTGACCTGCGCAGACAACTTCCAACCATATTAACTTCAACAGATATTTTAATGAGTGGTATTAAAGATGTTGGAGTCTTAAAGAACGATAACTATAAGATTTCTATGCTGGAGCAGGAATTATGCAAAC GGTCAACGTTTTTCCTTGGCAGTTCACTATCGTCGTGGACAGACATAGTATTAGAAGATAGAGAACGCAAAGACACTGCCTTGATTCCAAACATTTTTGAAGatgattaa
- the LOC139132851 gene encoding uncharacterized protein: MSVYAVFHRKKKVYLSVCCLLLVYTFLCNIAWYYAMSEIWNSDEMKKLLLRELRRTKGVLYTSSIEENPVEYFSKQEQRTSSHTDLKESFEEKRTKYLVPILLGNQGPNNQLQSLKLSAVIASYRDRTIVRAPFFEHHTDNNYFVIRNFNETLDVRLFSKLLPTAGMEEFYRDCDGRIDAVFNGANWSNGVSDTDYRRTVKYANDKMKDWARLTNLKVPNMLREPDKVINLPDDIPDGYNPLRKVIDSTEVFKSEIKCVGFVYPYGMLGRFYYHDYVPVLSGYVTRSPEIRRMAGRVIRNLLDRRRYLGFHWRYNEEWKRQWCFRNTPKEVKKCRKLNTTEADTIVDAVQNIMDVYNLEVVYLATPLDVNDKLVAELIRKLPNLYTREDLFDLSRSEVRALKQDNYKLSLLEQELCTRSTVFLGSRMSSWSSMVDEDRNHRDVKYVPDVFLQK; the protein is encoded by the exons ATGTCCGTCTATGCTGTCTTTCACCGGAAAAAGAAAGTGTATCTCAGTGTCTGCTGTTTGCTGTTAGTTTACACCTTTCTGTGCAACATTGCTTGGTACTACGCCATGTCTGAAATATGGAACAGCGACGAAATGAAGAAGCTGCTCTTGCGCGAGCTACGACGAACCAAGGGCGTATTGTACACATCATCGATTGAAGAAAACCCTGTTGAATATTTCTCTAAGCAGGAACAGAGGACTTCTTCACATACAGACTTGAAAGAATCCTTTGAAGAGAAAAGGACTAAGTATCTTGTGCCGATTTTACTTGGAAACCAAGGACCTAACAATCAATTACAGAGTCTAAAATTATCTGCTGTCATAGCTTCATACAGAGATAGGACGATTGTGAGGGCTCCATTTTTTGAGCACCATACAGACAACAATTATTTTGTCATCAGAAATTTCAACGAGACCCTAGATGTGAGGTTGTTTAGCAAGCTTTTGCCGACGGCTGGCATGGAAGAATTTTACAGGGACTGTGATGGAAGGATTGACGCCGTTTTCAACGGTGCAAATTGGAGTAATGGTGTGTCGGACACAGACTATCGACGAACCGTGAAGTATGCAAACGACAAGATGAAGGACTGGGCTCGTCTGACCAACTTAAAGGTTCCCAACATGCTTCGCGAACCTGACAAGGTGATAAATTTACCAGACGATATTCCGGATGGTTACAATCCATTGAGGAAAGTTATTGATTCAACGGAAGTTttcaaatctgaaataaaatgtgtCGGGTTTGTCTATCCCTACGGAATGCTTGGACGGTTTTATTACCATGACTACGTGCCTGTCTTGTCCGGCTACGTAACACGCTCACCTGAAATACGACGAATGGCTGGTCGAGTGATAAGAAATTTACTCGATAGGCGGAGATATTTAGGTTTCCATTGGAGATACAACGAAGAGTGGAAAAGGCAATG GTGTTTCCGCAACACACCGAAAGAAGTAAAGAAATGTAGAAAACTGAACACAACTGAAGCAGACACTATCGTCGACGCTGTACAAAATATCATGGATGTATACAACCTGGAAGTAGTTTATCTAGCCACGCCTTTGGATGTAAAT GACAAGCTTGTGGCCGAGCTTATAAGAAAATTACCAAACTTGTACACACGAGAAGACTTATTCGATTTATCGAGGTCAGAGGTCAGGGCTCTCAAACAAGACAACTACAAACTATCGCTTTTGGAACAGGAGCTGTGCACAC GATCTACAGTGTTTCTAGGCAGTAGGATGTCATCATGGTCATCAATGGTAGACGAGGATAGAAACCACCGTGATGTCAAGTATGTACCAGACGTATTTCTCCAGAAGTGA
- the LOC139132669 gene encoding carbohydrate sulfotransferase 4-like, which translates to MANMRCFRWRGRYRGSVIVFAAVLCLLLWIELEYTQNISTRKKHNGGIGRSVDKDVTDTKLSKRRRLRVLIHARMRTGSTLTASYFADNPDFFYVYEPGHMIIEYKEMDLYKDGFDYLEPTRHELVDFIHSFLHCNFTGRDYFFKSINKNNFQRYYSNITHLDLPVREADVTAICLSKRHIVTKVIRLSNILFASAVLKEDHVKVIHLVRDPRGMANSRRPFQGLSKISNGGEQFRFPDKLEQVIKDYCSWLDTNYLTVKNSDSWFKENVMFVRYEDLADWPEEIVPKMYNFVGLQDSTHIRRLIKLSAKLRGNGQAWRSQLNLKEVKRIEDLCPDEVFRTFGYVKVHDERQLRNKSVSLVKPVTDVASI; encoded by the coding sequence ATGGCAAACATGAGATGTTTCAGGTGGCGAGGACGATACAGAGGATCAGTCATCGTCTTTGCAGCAGTTCTGTGCCTACTGTTGTGGATTGAATTAGAGTACACACAGAATATCTCAACGAGAAAGAAGCACAACGGAGGGATCGGCAGGAGTGTCGACAAGGATGTGACcgatacaaaactatcaaagagGCGGCGGCTTCGTGTTCTGATCCACGCTAGAATGAGGACCGGTTCCACTCTAACAGCTAGTTACTTCGCCGACAATCCTGACTTTTTCTACGTCTACGAGCCCGGTCACATGATCATCGAGTACAAGGAAATGGATCTGTACAAGGATGGCTTCGATTACCTGGAACCCACCCGTCATGAACTTGTAGATTTCATACACTCCTTTCTCCATTGCAACTTTACCGGTCGCGACTATTTCTTCAAGAgcatcaacaaaaacaatttccAACGCTATTATTCAAACATCACCCATTTGGATCTTCCCGTTCGCGAAGCTGACGTAACGGCCATCTGTTTATCAAAGCGACATATCGTTACCAAGGTTATCAGACTTAGTAATATATTATTTGCTTCTGCCGTTCTCAAGGAAGACCACGTCAAAGTCATACATCTTGTTCGAGACCCACGTGGTATGGCGAACTCACGGAGACCGTTTCAAGGCTTGTCCAAAATCTCGAACGGAGGCGAACAGTTTAGATTTCCTGACAAACTAGAACAAGTTATCAAAGACTACTGTTCCTGGTTAGACACCAACTATCTCACCGTGAAAAATTCAGACAGCTGGTTCAAGGAAAACGTCATGTTTGTGAGATATGAGGATTTGGCAGATTGGCCTGAGGAAATTGTACCAAAAATGTATAATTTCGTTGGACTTCAAGATAGCACACACATTCGGCGGTTGATTAAATTGTCCGCGAAACTGCGAGGTAACGGACAGGCATGGAGAAGTCAACTAAATTTAAAAGAAGTGAAGCGAATTGAAGATCTATGTCCAGATGAAGTATTTAGAACTTTTGGTTACGTGAAAGTACACGACGAGAGACAACTTCGAAATAAATCGGTTAGTCTTGTAAAGCCAGTTACAGACGTTGCTAGCATTTAG